From the genome of Arthrobacter sp. ERGS1:01:
TGACCTTCACGGTGGCCCCGCCGGCCTGCTGCCGGACGGCCGCCGTCAGGGAGGAGGCGTCGCTGACGGTCTGGCCGCCCAGCGCCGTGATGACGTCCCCGGCCTTCAGGCCGCCCTTGCCCGCCGGTGAACTCGAGGTCACGGAGGCGATCTGGGCTCCGACGGTGAATCCGGAGGAGCCGCCCGCCGTGGCGTCCTGGACGGAAACGCCCAGCTGGCCGTGCGTGGCCTTGCCATTGGCAATCAGTTCCTGGGCGATCCGCTTGGCGTTGTTAATCGGGATCGAGAAGCCGACGCCGATGTTCCCCGACTGGCCGCTGGAGCTCGAGGAGGAGCTGCTGGCGGAGGCGATTGCGACGTTGACGCCGATGACCTGGCCGGAGGAGTTGACCAGTGCACCGCCGGAGTTGCCGGGGTTGATGGCCGCGTCCGTCTGGATCACGTTCAGGTTCACGGTGCCGGTGGCGGTTTGCGCGCTGCCGCTGGAGCCGTCCGGCGGGGAGAACTGGAAGCCGTTGCCGCCGCCGGAGCCGCCGTTGCCGCCCTGCGAGGAATCGCTCGGCGTGCTGGGCACGGCCGAGGACGCCACCTGGATGGTGCGGTTCAGGGTGGAGACAATGCCGTCCGTCACCGTCCCGCTCAAGCCGAGCGGGGCGCCGATCGCCACCACGTTGTCACCGACGTTCAGCGTGCTCGAGTCGCCGAGCACTGCCGGTACCAGGTTGGGGGCCGAGATCTTGACGATGGCAAGGTCGGAGAGCGGATCGGTGCCGACCACGGTTCCGGCGTACACCTTGCCGTCGCTGGTCTGGACCGAGATGGAGGCGTGGGCCGCCGCCCCGTCCAGGGTGACCACGTGGGTGTTCGTCAGGATGTCGCCGTTGGTGTTCAGGATGATCCCGGAGCCCGTGCCGCCGGAGCTGCCGCTCGTGGCCGAGATGGTCACCACGGAGGGCAACGCCTTGGCCGCGGCCGCCGTGACGGCGTTGACCGAGCTCGGGTTGTTGACCACGATCGGCGAGGACTGCTGGGTGGAGGAGGCGACCGTGCTGGGGCTCTGCTGGCCCACCAGGTAGGTGGTGCCGCCGGCCACGAGGCCGCCGACGAGCGCAGCGGCGACGACGCTGCCCGCGAACAGGCCCATCCCCACCTTCTTGCGCTGCCGGGGGCGTGCCGTGACGGCCGGGGCTAGGACGTGCGGGTACGCGTTCGACGCCGGGTAGCCGGCTTCCGCGTGAGTGGAATCGTTGTGCTGGTAGCCCGCCCCCTCGGCGGACGGCGCTGCCGGGTAGGCCTGCGTCGGCTGGGCCGCGGTTGCCGGGTAGGACTCCTGCGCCTCATAGCCGTAGGGCGCCTCGGCGTCCTGCGCGGCATAGGCAGTGGGTTCCTGTGCCGGGTAGGCGGGTTCGGGCGCAACGTGCCGAGGGGTCTCGGCGGGGGTGCCCGCCTCGTTCCATACGGGCTGTGCCGGCTGGGCGGGGTGTTCCGGCTGGGCCGGGTTCTGCCAGCTTTGGGTCGGGCTCGGCGTGTAGATCGGCTGGGTCGGGTTGGTTTGGGCCGGATATGGCTGGGCGGGGCCCGTTGCGGGGGCTGCCGGGTCGGCGGCGAACGGTGCGATCTGTTCCGTCGCGTTGCTGTCCGGGGATGCCGTCTCCGGGGCTTGATCGGCCGGGGAATCGGCGACGGGCGTAGCCGCGGCCGTTTCCTGGGCCCCTGCGTTTTCTGGTGCCGGTGTCTTCGGTGTTTCTGCGGGGGTGCCTTGCTCGCGGTTGGTGTCCCCAGCCATATTCTCGCTCATTAGCCTTGCCCTTCTTGAAAAATCTGTTGTTGAACCCTTGCTTGATATCCATCATGACCGGCACGTCTGATGCGTTTACGAACGTTCGCTGGAAGGTAGCTGTGAAGAACTCCGTCTTCCAATTATGTCCCACACGCCGTCCCGGCCCGGGGTGGCGTCGCTGCGCCACACCGGGAGGCCGTGGACGCTGACGAAAAAACAGACCTAGAATCAAAGTGAAACTACGCGCTGGTTCCCTGCACAGTCGGCACATACAAAGGTGGACGATGTTTTCACGATTCAAGTTACTCTCCCGGGTACTGGCGGCGTTGGGCTTTGCCGCATTCCTGGTGTTCCCGGCCGGCCCTGCACAGGCAGCTACAGTGCAGGCAAGTACAGTGCAGACCGGCACGGCGCAGGCCGCGATTGTGCGGGCGGAACCGCCGGTGACCATTGCGCCGGGCAGCTACATCGTGGATGACGCCAATGTGCTCGGCGGCAAGAAGGCCGACGTCCAGAACGCCATCACGAAATTGAGCAAGGACCACGGCGTCACGCTCTTCGCGGTCTATGTGGACAGCTTTGACGGGCAGAGCCCGGAGACGTGGGCCCAGACGGTCGCCGCCCAGAAGAACATGGGCCAGTACGACGTCCTGCTGGCCGTCGCTGTCAAAGACAAGCAGTATGCGTTCATCGGCGGAACCAACACCTTCCTGACGGCCGCCCAGGGTTCCAGCATCCAATCCAATGCGATCAAACCCCAGCTTTCCGCGGGGAACTGGGCACAGGCGGCCATCGATGCAGCGGCCGCGACGGGCGATGCGGCCGGCGGCGGCAAGGGCACCGTCCCCAATGCCACGGGCGGTCTCGTGGCACTCGGAGTTGGCGGCGTCGTCGTCGTGGGCGGCGCGGGCACGGCCCTGGTGATTCGCAACCGGCGCAAGAAGGCTGCCACGGAGGCCACGGCCAAGGGCTACGGTCCCGACGGCAAGGCGCTTGACCCCAACGCGGGCATGACGATCGCGGAGCTGCGCAGCAAGGCCGGCTCGCTGCTCATCGCGGCCGACGACGCCATCAAGTCAAGCGAGCACGAGATCGGCTTCGCCCAGGCGTCCTACGGAGAGGACGCCGTGAAGCCCTTCGCGGCCGCCCTGGAGAGCGCCAAGACGCACCTGAGCGAATCGTTCAAGCTCCAGCAACAGCTCGACGACGAAATCCCGGACACCATCGATGAGCAGCGCAGCTGGCTGGGCGAAATCATCAAGCGCTCCGAGGATGCCAACGCCGCCCTGGAGGCCGAAAAGGCCTCCTTCGACGAGTTGCGCGAACTTGAACGCACGGCGCCGCAGGTGCTGGGCACCATCCGGTCCCAGACGGCAACGGCAAGGACCGCCGTCGCCGCCGCGGAACAATCGCTGGCCGGCCTCACCGCCCAGTATTCGGAATCGGCCGTCGCCACGGTGCGCGACAACGTCAAGCAGGCCACTGAACGGCTGGACTTCGTGGACTCGGCCGCGGCCGACGCCGATGCCAAGCTGGCCGCCGGCGACACCGCCAACGCCGCCCTCTCCGTGAAGGCCGCCGAGGAAAGCCTGCTCCAATACGGGGTGCTGCTGGAAGCCATCGACAAACGCGAAGCGGCCATCAAGGACGCCTCGACAGCGCTGGAATCGGCCCTGCCAGCGGCACTGGCCGACCTCGAAC
Proteins encoded in this window:
- a CDS encoding TPM domain-containing protein is translated as MFSRFKLLSRVLAALGFAAFLVFPAGPAQAATVQASTVQTGTAQAAIVRAEPPVTIAPGSYIVDDANVLGGKKADVQNAITKLSKDHGVTLFAVYVDSFDGQSPETWAQTVAAQKNMGQYDVLLAVAVKDKQYAFIGGTNTFLTAAQGSSIQSNAIKPQLSAGNWAQAAIDAAAATGDAAGGGKGTVPNATGGLVALGVGGVVVVGGAGTALVIRNRRKKAATEATAKGYGPDGKALDPNAGMTIAELRSKAGSLLIAADDAIKSSEHEIGFAQASYGEDAVKPFAAALESAKTHLSESFKLQQQLDDEIPDTIDEQRSWLGEIIKRSEDANAALEAEKASFDELRELERTAPQVLGTIRSQTATARTAVAAAEQSLAGLTAQYSESAVATVRDNVKQATERLDFVDSAAADADAKLAAGDTANAALSVKAAEESLLQYGVLLEAIDKREAAIKDASTALESALPAALADLEQAKSMVASGEFSRYAPTVAAAEATLNDVKAQSSAGKSDPVALLGAVQGAHGQLDELLTGIRDQQQQALRAQAALSQTIAGAQAHISAAQDFIAARRGGVGSEARTRLSEAERNLDYAMTIADKDPANALQYAQQAQSLAQQAIQYAQSDVDRFSGGGMGGMGGGYGGRGGSGMNGVGGAILGGIIGGILGGGGGFGGGGGFGGGGGGGGFGGGGGGFGGGGGNF
- a CDS encoding trypsin-like peptidase domain-containing protein, with protein sequence MSENMAGDTNREQGTPAETPKTPAPENAGAQETAAATPVADSPADQAPETASPDSNATEQIAPFAADPAAPATGPAQPYPAQTNPTQPIYTPSPTQSWQNPAQPEHPAQPAQPVWNEAGTPAETPRHVAPEPAYPAQEPTAYAAQDAEAPYGYEAQESYPATAAQPTQAYPAAPSAEGAGYQHNDSTHAEAGYPASNAYPHVLAPAVTARPRQRKKVGMGLFAGSVVAAALVGGLVAGGTTYLVGQQSPSTVASSTQQSSPIVVNNPSSVNAVTAAAAKALPSVVTISATSGSSGGTGSGIILNTNGDILTNTHVVTLDGAAAHASISVQTSDGKVYAGTVVGTDPLSDLAIVKISAPNLVPAVLGDSSTLNVGDNVVAIGAPLGLSGTVTDGIVSTLNRTIQVASSAVPSTPSDSSQGGNGGSGGGNGFQFSPPDGSSGSAQTATGTVNLNVIQTDAAINPGNSGGALVNSSGQVIGVNVAIASASSSSSSSSGQSGNIGVGFSIPINNAKRIAQELIANGKATHGQLGVSVQDATAGGSSGFTVGAQIASVTSSSPAGKGGLKAGDVITALGGQTVSDASSLTAAVRQQAGGATVKVTFTRNGKTMEADVTLGTAAAS